In the genome of Curtobacterium sp. MCLR17_036, the window CGTCGTTCCGCGGCGTGCTCACTCGGCGCTGTGCTCCTGGTCTCGGTCGGAGCGCCAGGATACGCCCGGACCCCTCAGGACCGACTGCGGGATGCCTGCGCGGAGTCCATCGCGAGTTCCTCGGCGTCCAGGGTCACGAGCACGCGGCGCATGACCTCCTCGTCGAGGTTCCCCTTCTCGCGTTCCTCGAGCACGATCTCGCGGCGACGGTCGAGCAGCTCGCGACGGATGTCCTGGATCTGCGCGCCCCGCAGCCGGGCCGGTGCGTTGCGCTCCTCGTCCTCGTCTTCCTCGGCGTCGCGGCGGAAGGTCTCGGCCTGCCGCTCCAACCGCGCCTTCAACCGGGTGACGACGGAGTCGACGGCCTCGGACCCGTACTGCTTCGACCAGCTGCTCCGGCGTCGCTCGAGCAGGTCGATCGCCGCCTCGGTCGTGCGCTGGTTCAGGCGCATCTCGCTGCGGACGTCCTCGTCGTCCTCGTCGGGGTCCTGCACCTTGAGCGCCCGGATGACGAACGGCAGCGTCAGGCCCTGCAGCAGCAGCGTGCCGACGGTGACCACGAAGGCGATCACGAAGATGGTGTCCTGCGCCTTGATGTCGACCGGGTTGGCGACGACCGACACCGCGGCGGCGAGCGTCACCACCCCGCGCATGCCCGTCCACGAGATCACGGTGAGTTCGCGCCAGTTCAGCTTCGGTTCGGCGGTACCGCGCATCCACCGCAGTGACGGGTGCCCGCGCGACAGTCGGATGCGCAGCGGTCGGAGCCACCGCCCGTTGAACCGGTTGCGCACGTACGACTCGAAGATGAAGAGCGGGCGCACCAGGATCACCACGACGAGCACGACCGCGGCGGCGGTCAGGGTCTGCGCCAGGCTCCGCTCGCTCTTGACGAGGTCCTGCACGACGGTGTTGAGCTGCAGGCCGATGAGCGCGAAGACGAAGCCCTCGAGGATGACGTCGATGCTCGTCCACAGCGGACGTTCCTGCAGGCGGGTCGCGTAGCCCTCCTTCGGCGAGTTGTAGCCGATGTAGAGGCCGGCGGTGACGACCGCGATGACGCCGGAGCCGGACAGGTGCTCGGCGAGGATGTAGGCGACGAACGGCAGCAGGATGCTCATGATCGTCTCGACGACCGGGTCGTTGATGCGCATCCGGATCCAGTGCACGAGGACACCGAGCACGCCGCCGACCACCAGGCCGACCCCGATCGCGAGCCCGAAGATGCCGAGGTCCTGCCAGATGGTGAGCGAGGTGCCCGCGGCGATGAGGGTGAACACGCGCACCAGGGTGAGCGAGGCGGCGTCGTTGATGAGGCTCTCGCCGGACAGCACGGTCATCACCCGTCGGGGGAGTCCGAGCTTGCGACCGATGGACGCCGCGGACACCGCGTCCGGCGGGGCGACGATGGCGCCGAGCAGGATCGCGGCGGGCCAGTCCATGTCGGGGATGATGATGTACGCCGCCAGCCCGACCGCGAGCGCGGTGAGGATGACGAGGAAGATGCCGAGTCGCCGGATCTGCTTGATCGACTTCCGGAAGCTCTGCCACGACACGTCGAGGGCGGCCGAGTACAGCAGCGGCGGCAGGATCACCGTGAGGATCACCTCGGAGTCGATCTCCATCGCCGGCAGCCCGGGGATGAACGACGCGGCCAGTGCCACGGCCGTCACGAGCAGGGGAGCGGGGAGTCCCTTCGCTCTCGCGAAGCCGGTCACCGCGAGCGATCCGATCAGCAGGATGAGGAGCTCGACGGTGTCCATGCCGTCCATTCTTCCATCGGCATGGTTCCGAAACTGAACGAGTGTGAAGGCCGGGTGAACAGGAGGTTGCCGACAGGGTTTGCCTCAGGGCGGTCTGACTGGGACACTGGCCCGCGGTGGACATCACACTCATAGTCGTCCTGGTCATCGCGTTGGCCCTCTTCTTCGACTTCACAAACGGTTTTCACGACACCGCCAACGCGATGGCGACCCCGATCGCGACCGGGGCCATGAAGCCCAAGGTCGCGGTCACCGTCGCCGCGGTGCTCAACCTCGTCGGTGCGTTCCTCAGCACCGCCGTGGCGACCTCGATCTCGCACGGCCTGATCAACGAGGGCCCCGGCGGCGTCGCGATCTCACCGGAGATGATCTTCGCGGGCCTCATCGGCGCGGTCGTGTGGAACATGATCACGTGGCTGCGCGGGCTGCCCTCGTCGTCGTCGCACGCGCTCTTCGGCGGGCTCATCGGCGCAGCGATCGTCGGGGCCGGGTTCCAGTCGGTGAACTACGTCGCGCTGCTGACCGTCGTCATCATCCCGGCGTTCGCGTCGCCCGTGATCGCGTCGCTCGTGTCGTTCCTGTCGACGCGGATCGCCTACCGGATCACGAAGCGCCCGGTGTTCCCGAACGAGCGCGGCGGCTTCCGCATCGGCCAGGTCTTCACCTCGTCGATGGTGTCGCTCGCGCACGGGACGAACGACGCGCAGAAGACGATGGGCGTCATCACGCTGACCCTCATCGCCTCGGGTGCGCAGTCGTCGAACCAGGGCGTGCAGTTCTGGGTCGTCGTGGCGTGTGCGCTCGCGATCGCCCTCGGCACGTACACCGGCGGGTGGCGCATCATCCGCACGCTCGGTTCCGGCATCACCGAGATCCGCGCGACGCAGGGCTTCGCCGCCGAGGCCTCGACCGCCGCCACGATCCTGGCGTCGAGCCACCTCGGCTTCGCGCTGTCCACCACCCAGGTGTCGTCCGGCTCGATCATCGGTGCGGGCCTCGGCCGCCGCGGCTCGAAGATCCAGTGGTCCACCGCCGGCAAGATCGTCATCGCCTGGTTCATCACGCTGCCGGCCGCCGCGGCCGTCGGCGCCGTGGCCTCGGGCATCGCACGCCTCGGCGTCGTCGGACTCGTCATCGACGCGGTCGTCGGTGCCGCGGTCATCCTCGGGCTGTACCTCTGGTCGCTGCGGAAGCCGCACGAGCAGGCATCGGCCATCGAGGTCGACGTCGCCGCGAACGCGGTGTACACCCGCAAGGAGCTGCGCGACCTGCAGCGCAAGAAGCGCGCGGACGCGGTCGCCGCCCGCCGCGCCGAGCTCAGCCGCGAGCGCACCCTGCGCCGGATGGCCGCACGCAAGGGAGGCCGACGCTGATGGGCATCGCGCTTGATGGACGCCGTTTCGCATTCCTCACGGTGGGAGCTCGCTGATGGGCATCGACTGGTTCGCATTCCTCACGGTGGCGCTCGTCGCGGTCGTCTCCGCGTGCTTCGTCGTCGCGGTCTACTCGGTCGGGCTCCGGCTCTGGAGCGCCGCCGACACCACGGCGGGGAAGTTCACCGTGAAGGACGACGGCACGATCGGCCCGGCCACCGTCGGCTTCCCGAACCCGGCCGGCGCCTCGGCGAAGGTCCGCGCCCTGCGGGCCCTGGCGATCGCGTGCTTCGTGGTGTGCGGCGCGGCCGTGCTGTACGGCATCTACCTCATCGTCCCGCAGTTCCACTGACGTCCGGGGCGCCGCCGGGGCACGGGCACCGGGGGCGCGCTTCGTGAGCAGAAGATGTCGGGTCAGGACCGGCGACCCGACATCTTCTGCTCACCAAGCGCCCGCGCCGAGCGACCGCCCGCCCGCGCCGAGCGCCCGAGCGCGCCCGCGCCGAGCGCCCGAGCGCGCCCGCCCCTTGTGCACACCCCGCCCCCCCGGTCCCGGACCGGCCGGACGGATCGGACTACCCTCGGAGCCGTGACCGGCAACGACGCATCCCAGGCCCCCGACCACACGACGACCCGCACCGAGAGTGACTCGCTGGGCTCGCGGGAGGTCCCGAAGGACGTCTACTGGGGCATCAACACGCTCCGGGCGCTGGAGAACTTCCCGATCACCTCGGTGCCGATCGCGGTGTACCCGGACCTCATCGAGGCGCTCGTCACCGTGAAGCAGGCCGCGGCCCGCGCGAACCGTGCGATCGGCGTGCTCGACGAGGAGCGTGCCGACGCGATCGACCGTGCCGCGCAGGAGGTACGGGACGGAGCGCTCCGCGACCAGTTCGTCGTCGACGTCGTGCAGGGCGGGGCCGGCACGAGCACGAACATGAACACGAACGAGGTGCTCGCGAACCGGGCGCTCGAGCTCCTCGGGCGGGAGCGGGGCGACTACGCGTACCTGCACCCGATCGACCACGTGAACCGCAGCCAGTCGACGAACGACACGTACCCGACGAGCATCAAGATCGCGATGATCTTCGGCGTGCGGCGGCTCATCGTGCAGCTCGAGGAGCTCTCGGCCGCGTTCGCGGAGCGGGGCAACGCGTTCGCCGACGTGCTCAAGGTCGGCCGGACGCAGCTGCAGGACGCCGTGCCGATGACGCTCGGCCAGGAGTTCACGGGGTTCTCGCACACCATCCAGGAGGACGCCGTCATGCTCCGGAAGGTCGTGCCGCTGCTCGCCGAGATGAACCTCGGGGCGACGGCGATCGGCACCGGCATCACGGCCGACCCGCTGTACCGTGACGAGGTCCGCCGGCAGCTGCAGGAGGCCAGCGGCATCGACGTCGTGACGGCGCCCGACCTCATCGAGGCGACGAGCGACGCGGGCGCGTTCATGACGCTGTCCGGCACGGTGAAGCGCAGCGCGGCGAAGCTCTCGAAGATCTGCAACGACCTGCGGCTGCTGTCGTCCGGTCCGCAGGCCGGCCTCGGCGAGATCACCCTGCCGGCGCGCCAGGCCGGGTCGTCGATCATGCCGGGCAAGGTGAACCCGGTGATCCCCGAGGTCGTCAACCAGATCGCCTACGCGGTCGCCGGTGCCGACACGACGGTCACCATGGCGGCGGAGAGCGGGCAGCTGCAGCTCAACGCGTTCGAGCCGATCATCGCGCACTCGATCCTGCAGTCGCTGCAGTGGATGGCCCGAGGGTGTGCGACGCTCCGCGAGCACTGCGTCACCGGCATCGAGGCGAACGAGGCCCGGCTCGCCGCGCAGGTGGACACGAACGTCGGGGTCGTGACCGCGCTCACCCCGTACATCGGGTACGCGGCCGCAGCGTCGATCGCCCACACGGCGCTGACGACCGCGACGCCGATCTCGACGCTGGTGGTGGCCGCGGGGCTGATGGACGAGGACCAAGTGCAGCGGGTCCTCAGCCCCGCGCGGCTGTCCGGCATCGAGCTGGCGACCGGTGCGATCCCGGTCATCACCGAGGAGATGCTCGACGCCGAGGCGCGCAAGCGCTGACGCACCGGCCCCGGCCCCGGCCCGGACCCGATCCGGGGGTCAGGGCAGCGGTGGCTCGCCCGCTCGGACCTGCTGCGCCATCGCACGGAGGTGCTGCTCGCCAGCGTCCGGCTCGTGCCCCGCGTCGTCGGCGACCCGAGCCGCCTCGGTCCGCACCTGCTTCGCGGCCGCGATGTCCGCGTCCCGCCAGCGCGCGAGCGTGAAGTTCCGGGTGACGTCGCGGAGCGGCAGGCGGATCGACTCGTCGGCCTCGATGCCGGCGAGCAGCTGCCGCATCCGGATCACCTCGGAGTCGAGTTCGCCGCCGACGACGAGCACGAAGTTCGAGATGTACAGGTAGACGAGCAGCAGGATCGCCCCGCCGAGCCACCCGTACGCCCGGTTGCCGCCGCCGAGGGTCTCGACGTAGACGGCGAAGCCGAGCGTCGCGAGCGCCCACGTGCCGATCGCGAAGGCGGCGCCGGCGGACACCCAGCGCAACCGCGGCGTCTTGACGTTCGGGGTCGCGTAGTAGAGCACGGCGAGCATGACGACGAGGTCGGCGGCGAGCACCGGCCACTTCGCCACGTTCCACACGTCGTCGATCCACGGCGCCCACTCGAGCTGCCGGACCAGCGCCGCCGCGATCGTCGGCGTGCCGAGCAGGATGACGATCGCGATCGCGCCGCCCACCATGACGAGCAGGGTGACGAACAGCATCATGCTGCGGAACTTCCAGATCCGGCGCCCCTCCTCGACCTCGTAGGCGGTGTTCATCGCCCGGCCGAAGGCGGTCGCGTACCCGGACAGCGACCAGAGCGTCAGGACGAGGCCGATGGTGAACCCGAGCCACGGGTTGTCCAGCGTGAGCAGCTGACGGAGCGGTCCCTCGAGGTGCTCGGCGGTCTCCGGTCGCACGATGAAGCCGAGGACCTCGACGACGTCGGCCAGGCTGTCGCCCTGCCGGTCGACGACGGACAGCGCGGACACCACGGCGAGCGCGCTCGGGAACACCGTCAGCAACGCGAAGAACGTCAGCGAGGCGGCCGCGTCCACGACGCGGTGGCGGATCACCGAGTGGTAGGTACGCCGGACGACGGCGCGGACACCGGTCCGCGCGAGATCGCGCGACGCGCTGTCCGGCATGCGTCGTACGGTACCCGACACCTGACGGACGGGAGGCGCGGGGCGCGCCCGCCACGTGCCTCCCGTCCGGCCGCCGGTCGTGCCCGACAGCCGCTGCCGTCCTGTCCGCGGGAGCGACACCGTCCCGCCACTGTTCGCCGTCCCTGCCACGAAGGCGACAGGTGTCCGCGGAAGGTCCGCGCAGAACTGTCGCTTTCGCGAAACAGCACCGCGCGGGGCGGAACCGCGCGGAACCGCAGGGCGGCGACTCAGTTCGCGTGCGGGTGCAGGGCGTCGTAGCGGCGGAAGGACGGCACCAGCCGGAGCAGCAGCGCGACGAGCGCGACGATGAGCACGCCGCCGGTGATCGGCGGCCAGGCGATGCCCGCGGCGACGACCAGGCCGGCGTACAGGTCCCCGAGCCGCGGACCCCCGGTGACCACGACGACGAAGATGCCCTGCAGCCGCCCGCGCATGCCGTCCGGCGACGCCGCCTGCAGGATCGTGTTCCGGAACACCGAGCTGACGTTGTCGGCGCCGCCCGCGAGTGCGAGGAAGAGCGCCGCCGCCCCGAGCGCCGGCAGGATGCCGACCGAGAACGTCTCGCCCGACCGGCCACCGAGCGCGTGCGCCAGCGCGATGACCACACCGAACGCCGCGATCGCGCCGCCGTACGCGGTGATCGCCCAGCCGACCGCCTCGCCCTGGCGGCGCACGTGCCCGAGCGGGCCGGAGAACACGCTCGACAGCAGCGCGCCGATCGCGTACGCCGCCGTGAGCGTGCCGACCGTGATGGCACCGCCGCCGATGACGAGCGCGCCGATCGCGGGGAAGAGCACGCGGGGCTGCCCGAACGTCATCGCGACGATGTCGAGCACGAACGTCATCGTGATGTTCTTCGACCGGCGCAGGAACCTCGCGCCCTCGACGAGCGAGCCGAGCCCGGGGCGGAGCGCGCCGTGGTCGGCGGCCATCCGCGGCAGGGTGAAGACCCCGAGGAAGGCGAAGGTGAACAGCACGACGTCGATCGTGTACGTCGGGGCGAAGCCGACGCTGGCGATGAGGACGCCGGCGACCGCGGGGCCGATCGTGACCTGGAACCCCGAGGCGATGCCGCCGAGGGCGCTCGCCGCGGGCAGCAGGTCGGTGCCGACGAGCCGGGGCACGATCGCCGAGCGTGACGCGCCGCTGACCGTCGCGGCGACGGCGTTCACGGTGGCGAGCACGTAGAGCAGGACGACGCTGTGCAGCCCGAGCCACGCGTGGGTGGCGATCAGGGCGACAGCGACCCACGCGATGATCGCGGACACGAGTGCGACGGTGCGGCGGTCGAAGGCGTCGGCGAGCATCCCGCCGTACAGGCCGGCGACGATCATCGGCAGCAGGGCGATGACGCCGACGAGCGCGACGGCGAAGGTGGAGTGCGTGATCTCGTAGACCTCGAGACCGACGGCCACGGTGGTCATCTGGGTGCCGATGCCCGCGACGGCGGTCCCCGCCCAGAGTCGGGCGAAGGCGGGGGAGCGGCGGAGCGGGGTGAGGTCGGCGAACAGGCGGCGGCGCGGCGGTGCGGGAGTGGGTCGTGTCACGGTGGAACCATTCTGCTGGTTGCACGCCGGTTCCGGTGGCTCTGGTTGACTTGCGGGCATGACTGACCTCAACAGCAAGCCCGAGTTCGACGCTCCCGAGGGCCCGGCCCCCACCGAACTCGTCATCACCGACATCGTCGAGGGCGACGGCGACGTGGCGAGCGCCGGGTCGACCGTGAAGGTCCACTACGCCGGCGTCGAGTACGAGTCCGGCGAGGAGTTCGACAGCTCCTGGAACCGCGGCGAGCCGATCGACTTCCCGCTCGCGGCCCTGGTGCGCGGCTGGCAGGAGGGCATCCCCGGCATGAAGGTCGGCGGACGCCGCAAGCTCGTCGTCCCGCCGGAGCTCGCCTACGGTCCCGCCGGCGGCGGGCACTTCCTGTCCGGCAAGACCCTGATCTTCGTCATCGACCTGCTCGGGGTGCGCTGATGCAGGTCGGCGCCCCGACCATCGAGCTGAACGACGGGCACCGGTTCCCGGAGCTCGGCCTCGGCACGTACGGCCTGAACGGCGACGAGGGTGCCGCGGCCGTCGGCACCGCGATCGCGAGCGGCTACCGGCTGCTCGACACCGCCCTGAACTACGGCAACGAGGACGCCGTCGGTCGCGCCGTCCGCGAGGCCGAGGTGGCGCGCGAGGACCTCGTCGTCACGTCGAAGCTCCCCGGCCGGCACCACGGCTACGACGAGGCGCACCGGTCGATCGACGAGACCCTCGGCAACCTGGGCCTCGACTCCGTCGACCTGTACCTGATCCACTGGCCGAACCCCTCGGTGGACAAGTTCGTCGACACCTGGAAGGCGTTCGTCGACCTCCGTGACAGCGGCAAGGTCCGCTCGATCGGCGTTTCGAACTTCACGCCGGAGCACCTCCGTCGCATCGTCGACGCCACCGGGGTCGCCCCGGCCGTGAACCAGGTCGAGCTGCACCCGTACTTCCCGCAGGCCGAACTGCGGAAGGTCCACCAGGAGCTCGGCATCGTGACCGAGAGCTGGAGCCCGCTGGCGAAGCGCTCGGAGCTGCTCACCGAGCAGCCGATCGTCGACGCCGCCGCTGCCCACGGCGTCGCGCCGGGTCAGGTCGTGCTCCGCTGGCACGTGCAGATCGGTGCGGTCCCGGTCCCGAAGTCGGGCGACGCCGCCCGCCAGCGGGAGAACCTCGACGTCTTCGGCTTCGAGCTGACCGACGACGAGGTGCGGGCGATCTCCGCGCTCGAGCGCGGACGGCTCTGGGACGGCGACCCGGACACGCACGAAGAGATGTAGCGGCTCGCTCGCCGGAACCAGGTTCCGAACACGGCACCGTGGAGATCCGCGGTGCTGTGCCCGGAACGCGGTGTTCGACGGGCGGAACCGGGTTCCGGACGGGAGGCGCGTGGCGGGTCCGCCACGCGCCTCCCGTCCGTCACGGGTCAGGCGTCCTGCGGTGTCGGTCCTGCGGGACTACACTGGGTTCCCCTGTCCCGAAGGGTTGTACGTGTCCGAACCGACCGAGATCGACCGCGAACGCGGCTACGTGGACGGCCTCTTCGGCCGCCTCGACGAGCTGACCGCCGAGGCCGAGCAGCGTCTCGCCGAGACCCGTCGTCAGGCGGTCGGCGGGAACCACCAGAGCCGCAGCGAACGCGACGCGTACGCACGGCTCTACGAGGACACCATCGCCACGCTCGAGCGCGTGGGGGACCGCCTGGTCTTCGGGCGGCTCGAGGTGTCCGAACCCGAGGACCCCGACGACACCTTCCGGTACATCGGCCGCGTCGGACTCCGAGACGCCGCGCACCGGCCGCTGCTGCTCGACTGGCGCGTCCCCGGCGCGAGCGCCTTCTACCAGGCGACCGCGGCCCACCCGATGGGCATGCGTGCCCGGCGCCACCTGTCCCTGCAGGGGCGGCGGGTCGTCGGCGTCGAGGACGAGGTCTTCGACGCCTCGCTGTACGACGACGAGCGGACCCACCTGCAGGGCGAGGGCGCGCTGCTCGCCGCGGTGACCGCCGAGCGCACCGGCCGGATGACCGACATCGTCGCGACGATCCAGGGCGAGCAGGACCGCATCATCCGCTCCCCGCTCGAGGGCGTGCTCATCGTGCAGGGCGGCCCCGGCACCGGCAAGACCGCCGTCGCCCTGCACCGCGCCGCCTACCTGCTGTACTCGTACCGCGAGCGACTCCGGGGCTCCGGCGTGCTCATGGTCGGCCCGTCATCGGCGTTCCTGACGTACATCGAGCAGGTGCTGCCGTCGCTCGGCGAGACCGGTGTCGTGATGGCCTCGCTCGGGTCGCTGTACCCGGGGGTGCACGCGACGGTGCACGACTCGCGGGACGTCGCCGCGGTGAAGGGTGCCGCGCGGACGGCCTCGCTCCTGCGCCGCGCGGTCCGCTCGCGCCAGGTCGTGCCGACCGAGTCCGTCACGCTCGACGTCGAGGGCGAGCGGCTCGTCGTCCCGCCGCAGCTCGTCGCCGACGCGATGAAGCGGGCGCAGGACCGCGGTAAGCCGCACAACGTCGCCCGTGTCACGTTCAACAAGATCGCCCTCGACGCGATGACCCGCCTGCTCGCCGACCAGCTGCGCGAACGCGGCACCACGGTCGACGAAGCCGACGAGAAGGTCCTGCGCGAGGACATCCGGAGCTCCTACGACGCCCGGGTGCTGCTCAACACGGCGTGGCTGCCCCTGCCGCCGGAGAAGTTCCTCGAGGACCTCTACGCCCGGCCGAACTGGCTCGCCTCGCTCACCCCGGACTGGACCCCCGAGCGCCGCGCCCTGCTGCAGCGTCCCCGGGGCGCCGGGTGGACCGTCGAGGACGTCCCCCTGCTCGACGAGGCCGCCGAACTGCTCGGCCCGTTCGACCCCACCGGCGGCGCCGCCAAGCGCGCGGCCAAGGCCAGCCGGAACCGCGACATCGAGAACGCCCGCCAGGCGATCGAGAACATGGGCGTCGAGGGCATCGTCACGGCCGAGCAGGTCGCCGGCTCCTTTGCCGAGGGCGGCGACCCGCGCTCCACCGCCGAGCGCGCCGCCGAGGACCGCGAGTGGACCTACGGGCACATCGTCGTCGACGAGGCCCAGGAGCTCTCGCCCATGCAGTGGCGCGTGCTCGCCCGCCGCAACCCACTCCGGTCGTTCACGATCGTCGGCGACATGGCGCAGGGTTCCTCGCCCGGCGCGGCACGCACGTGGGACGACGTCATCGGCGCCCTCGCCCGCCGCCGGCGCGGCCGTGCCCCGCAGGTGCCGCTCGACCACCGCGTGGAGCAGCTCACCGTGAACTACCGCACGCCGCGCTCCATCGTGCTCGCCGCGGGGGAGTACGCCGACGCCGCCGGGCTGACGGTCACCCGCAACGAGGCCGTCCGCGACGGCGACCCCGTCGAACGCGTCCGGGCGTCCCGCCCCGACCTGCTCGACACCGTCGCCGCGGTGGCGGACGCCGAACGGGCGCGCATCGGCTCGGGCACCATCGGCGTGATCGTCCCCGAGTCCCAGGTCGACGCCGTGCGGCAGCGCCTCACCCGTACCGAGGCCGACGTGCGGGGGCTCGCGTCGCCGCAGGCAGGGTCCCTCACGGTCCTGACCGGTGCGGACGCCAAGGGGCTCGAGTTCGACGGCGTGCTGCTCGTCGACCCCGACGGCGTCGGCGCCGACGCGGCACGGGCCGCGGCGGCGGTCTACGTCGCGATGACCCGACCGACCCGCCGCCTGACCGTCATCGACGTCGACTGACGGCGGCGCGCGGGTCGCCGCGCACTCCGTGCGCAGGAACGGTCGGAGCCGTCGGTGCGACGCGACCGTTCCTGCTCACGATCCGTGGGTGGTGGCGTCGCCGCGGGGCGGACGGGAGGCCCGGTGCGGGCCCGCCACGGGCCTCCCGGCTCAGGTCTGGTCGCCCTCCGACTGCACCCGCGCGACCAGGTCGGCCCACGGACCGTCGAGTCGGCGGCCGGGGATCGTCACGGTCGTGCGCTCGACGGTGATCGTCCAGCTGAAGTCGTCGGGGACCGGCGCGTCCGTCGGGGCGGGGCTGCGTTGCAGGGCGTCGAGGACGTCCGACCACGCCGAGGGGTCGCCGGCGGCGTCGGTGTCGACCCGCCAGCGCCGCGTGGTGCCGGCGAAGCCCCCGGTGCGGCGGACCTCGATGCGCATGGCTCCGACGGTACGCCGCCCGGCGTCGGTCAGGCGAGCACGCCCACGGTCTGCCAGGCCGTGCGGACGGCGGTCTGCTGGGCGGAGCCGTCGCCGAAGCGGGTGCCGGCGGCGTCGACGGTGACGGTCGCGAAGCCGGCGAAGTCGATCGACGCCGTGACCGACGACGAGGTCAGGGCATCCCACCAGACCGCACCCGCCCCCTGCCAGGCGTACCCGCCGATGGCGGTGGCGGCCAGGAAGAACGCGTGGTTCGGGATGCCCGAGTTCGTGTGCACGCCGCCCTGGTCGTCGGTGGTGTCGACGTACCCGGCCATCGTCGCCGGCTGGGGGTCCTTGCCGAGCACCGGGTCGTCGTACGCGGTGCCCGGCGCCCGCATCGACCGGAGTGCGACGCCGTGGACCGCCTCGGTGAACAGTCCCTCGCCGATCAGCCAGGACGCCTGCTCGGCGGTCTGCCCGGCGGTGTACTGGGCGACGAGGGAGCCGAACACGTCGCTGACCGACTCGTTGAGCGCGCCGGACTGGCCCTGGTAGGTGAGGTCGGCGGTGTACTGCGTCACGCCGTGGGCGAGCTCGTGGCCGATGACGTCGAGGGCGACGGTGAACCGTCGGAAGACCTCACCGTCGCCGTCCCCGAAGACCATCCGCGAGCCGTTCCAGTAGGCGTTGTCGTAGTCCTGCCCGAAGTGCACGGTGGCGTCGAGCGGCAGTCCGGCGCCGTCGACCGACACCCGGTCGAACACGTCGAGCCAGAAGGCGTGCGTCGCGCCGAGGCCGGCGTAGGCCTCGTCGACGGCGGCGTCACCGGAGTCGGCGTCACCCTCGCGCCGCACGACCCTCCCCGGCAGGGTCGTCGAGCCGTGGGCGTCCGACACGGTGCGTCGAGGGGACCGGTCGACGGTGCCGGCGACCTGCTGCGGCGCGGTCAGGTGCTGCTCCTTGGGGGACCGGACGGTGTCCAGGGACGCCAGCGCGGTGCGCGCGGCGGAGGCCGCCCGGGGGTACGCGTCGGCGTCGGCGACGGCGCGGAGCAGGTACGGCGGGACGACGGAGCGGATGCGGTCGGTCGCGGTCATGCGCTCATGGAACCACCGGGTACCGACACCCGGTCGGGCCGATGTCAGTCGCGGGCGCGGTGCTCCACGAGTGCGAGGGCGTACGCCTCCCACCACCGGCCGGCGGGCGGGCCGCCGTTGCAGCTGCCGTCGCTGAGCCCGGGGGTCTTCACCCAGAGCAGGGCGTCCAGCCGGGTCGTGCCGCCGGCGACGTGCGGTGCCTGCCCGAGTCC includes:
- a CDS encoding protealysin inhibitor emfourin gives rise to the protein MRIEVRRTGGFAGTTRRWRVDTDAAGDPSAWSDVLDALQRSPAPTDAPVPDDFSWTITVERTTVTIPGRRLDGPWADLVARVQSEGDQT
- a CDS encoding aldo/keto reductase, whose protein sequence is MQVGAPTIELNDGHRFPELGLGTYGLNGDEGAAAVGTAIASGYRLLDTALNYGNEDAVGRAVREAEVAREDLVVTSKLPGRHHGYDEAHRSIDETLGNLGLDSVDLYLIHWPNPSVDKFVDTWKAFVDLRDSGKVRSIGVSNFTPEHLRRIVDATGVAPAVNQVELHPYFPQAELRKVHQELGIVTESWSPLAKRSELLTEQPIVDAAAAHGVAPGQVVLRWHVQIGAVPVPKSGDAARQRENLDVFGFELTDDEVRAISALERGRLWDGDPDTHEEM
- a CDS encoding M4 family metallopeptidase; amino-acid sequence: MTATDRIRSVVPPYLLRAVADADAYPRAASAARTALASLDTVRSPKEQHLTAPQQVAGTVDRSPRRTVSDAHGSTTLPGRVVRREGDADSGDAAVDEAYAGLGATHAFWLDVFDRVSVDGAGLPLDATVHFGQDYDNAYWNGSRMVFGDGDGEVFRRFTVALDVIGHELAHGVTQYTADLTYQGQSGALNESVSDVFGSLVAQYTAGQTAEQASWLIGEGLFTEAVHGVALRSMRAPGTAYDDPVLGKDPQPATMAGYVDTTDDQGGVHTNSGIPNHAFFLAATAIGGYAWQGAGAVWWDALTSSSVTASIDFAGFATVTVDAAGTRFGDGSAQQTAVRTAWQTVGVLA
- a CDS encoding AAA family ATPase; the encoded protein is MSEPTEIDRERGYVDGLFGRLDELTAEAEQRLAETRRQAVGGNHQSRSERDAYARLYEDTIATLERVGDRLVFGRLEVSEPEDPDDTFRYIGRVGLRDAAHRPLLLDWRVPGASAFYQATAAHPMGMRARRHLSLQGRRVVGVEDEVFDASLYDDERTHLQGEGALLAAVTAERTGRMTDIVATIQGEQDRIIRSPLEGVLIVQGGPGTGKTAVALHRAAYLLYSYRERLRGSGVLMVGPSSAFLTYIEQVLPSLGETGVVMASLGSLYPGVHATVHDSRDVAAVKGAARTASLLRRAVRSRQVVPTESVTLDVEGERLVVPPQLVADAMKRAQDRGKPHNVARVTFNKIALDAMTRLLADQLRERGTTVDEADEKVLREDIRSSYDARVLLNTAWLPLPPEKFLEDLYARPNWLASLTPDWTPERRALLQRPRGAGWTVEDVPLLDEAAELLGPFDPTGGAAKRAAKASRNRDIENARQAIENMGVEGIVTAEQVAGSFAEGGDPRSTAERAAEDREWTYGHIVVDEAQELSPMQWRVLARRNPLRSFTIVGDMAQGSSPGAARTWDDVIGALARRRRGRAPQVPLDHRVEQLTVNYRTPRSIVLAAGEYADAAGLTVTRNEAVRDGDPVERVRASRPDLLDTVAAVADAERARIGSGTIGVIVPESQVDAVRQRLTRTEADVRGLASPQAGSLTVLTGADAKGLEFDGVLLVDPDGVGADAARAAAAVYVAMTRPTRRLTVIDVD